Within Aspergillus oryzae RIB40 DNA, chromosome 2, the genomic segment AACAGCTCCGCGGGTCTGACACTGCTATCTACGTTGGCATGATGTGCGATGATTGGCATATGATGCTGAGCCGCGACTGGCAAGCTCTGCCGAGATATACTGCTACGGGCGTGGAGAGGGGCATCATGGCGAACCGGGTTTCGTACTTCTTTGACTGGCATGGGCCCAGCATGACGATCGACACTGCGTGTTCGAGCAGCATGGTTGCATTGGACTTGGCGGTACAAGCGCTCAGGAGCGGTAAGAGTAAAGTTGCAGTTGCGGCTGGGAGCAATCTTATTCTCAGCCCCGGTACGTACTCCTCTATCAGTTAGTGACGACTGGAGTGGCAGTACAAAAGGCTAACGGCCGTATTACCCACAAGCTATGTATGTCTCGGAGAGTAACCTGGGCATGCTCTCCACGAGCGGCCGTTGCGCTATGTGGGACATCGCAGCAGACGGATATGCCCGCGGTGAAGGCGTGGCCGCTGTCATTATCAAGACACTGTCCCAAGCCCTGGCGGACAACGACCCAATCCAGTGCATTATCCGAGAAACAGCTGTTAACCAAGATGGTCGGAAGCCTGGTCTAACCATGCCCAGCAGCCGTGCTCAGGCGGCCCTGATCTCTGAGTGCTACAGGCGCGCCGGGCTCGATCCtgctaataatattaatGACCGTCCGCAGTACTGCCATGCGCATGGTACAGGGACTCAAGCGGGCGATCCGCAGGAAGCTGAAGCCATTGCGTTCGCACTGTTTCCGGTAGGGTCCCGGGCCGCTAGGGAGGCGCATAAACTCTTAGTGGGTTCTGTCAAAACGGTTATTTGCCACACAGAAGGGACGGCAGGCCTAGCTAGTATTATTAGTACTGCGTTGGCGCTGAAGAGCAAGGTTATCCCGCCCAATTTGCATTTCCACACTCCAAATCCGAGCGTGGCGCCGTTCTTGGACCAGCTGGAAATTCCCACTACTGCGGTTGCGTGGCCGGTTGCCACTGGCCAAGTAAGGCGAGCCAGTGTGAACAGGTATGGAGTGCCGTGTGGGATTCGTGTTCTGCAGGCTGACAGCTGATTATTCTGGATAgctttggatttgggggGACAAACGCCCATTGTATTCTTGAGGAATATATTTCCACCGGCGAACAGTCTGCCAATTCCACCCCACATACCCTTTTTACTCCTCTGATATTTTCAGCCGCATCGAGAACCGCACTGAAACAAATGGTCTTGGAAGCGCACACCTACCTGCGGGATAACCCAGGTGTTAACATGCGAGATTTTGCATATACTCTACAGCACCGGCGGTCGACCCTCCCCTATCGCACAGCCGTCGCCGCGCCGAACACTCAGGACGCAATTGACACATTAGCAAACGTAGGGCTCGAAGACTCCGGGGTTCGACATGGTACAAGTCGCCAACCACCAAGAATCCTTGGTATTTTCACTGGCCAGGGCGCACAATGGCCACGGATGGGCGCCCGACTCATCGAGACATCTCCTTTTATTGTCACCAGAATCGCAGAGCTGGATGCAGCCCTTCAGAGCCTCCCAAATCCAGATCACCGCCCCGGTTGGACAATTCACGACCAGATCGTTGCCAGCCCAGAATCATCGCGCTTAACTGAGGCTGCTGTGTCACAACCTCTCTGTCTGGCCGTGCAGATCATCATTGTGGATATTCTTCGCGCTGCTGGTATCTCTCTGTGCGGCGTTGTTGGGCATTCCTCTGGCGAGATCGGTGCTGCATACGCCGCAGGCTTTCTATCTGCAACAGATGCGATCCGCATTGCCTATCTTCGTGGTATGCACGCCAATAAAGCCGCCAGCCCTAATTCTCGCGTATCGTGCGGTGCTATGATAGCGGTAGGTATCCCAGCAGCGGAGGCGAAGAGGTTTTGCAAGGCCCAATTCGCTGGAAGGTTAGAGATTGCTGCAGAGAATTGCGCCTCTAGCGTCACGCTTAGCGGCGACGAGGATGCGGCCCTCGAAGCGATACAATTCTTTCATATGCAGGGGGTCTTTGCGCGTCTGCTGAAGATTAACACAGCCTACCACAGCTGCCATATGGCCCCTTGCGCTAGCCCGTACCTGGCTTCACTGGATGCCTGCGGGATTGAGCCTTGTCAGCAAGGAAATACAAAACACCCTGTCTGGTTTTCAACGGTCTTCGAGGGCCAGACAATGACTGCTAGTTCCGTCGCAAACCAATACTGGGTGGACAATATGTGTAAACCGGTCCTGTTCGGGGGTGGTCTTGCGCGCGCGGTAGAGCAAATTGGTCCGTTTGATTTGGTCATCGAGATTGGTCCGCACCCGGCGCTGAAAGGCCCAGCCTCATCCCTACTGAATTGCGTACGCGAGATGCCATATATCAGCCTGCTGCGCCGAGGCACAGACGACGTACACGCTCTATGTTCTGCACTGGGCTATATATGGGCCCAGCTGGGCCCGAACAGCGTTCAATTTGCTGAGGTAGATATGTTGCTATCTAGTACTACGCGGAGCCCAGTCATGCTTTCGGACTTGCCACCTTATCCATTCGACCATGGGCGAAATTACTGGCACCATAGCCGCCTTAGCGATCACTTCCGGCCTAGAACCCAGATACATCTGTCAAACCCTATACTCGGTTTCCGTTGCTTGGAAGCAGCGACTCCTGGTTCTTTCCAATGGCGCAACATACTCCAGCCAACTGAAATAGGCTGGCTCAGTGGCCACCAACTACAAGGACAGATAGTCTTTCCTGCTATGGGGTATGTCAGCATGTCTGTTGAAGCCATACAACTCGTGCTCGCCGATATTCGGCCAAATGACTCCATACGACTTTTCAGACTGACCGATCTGGAAATCAGCCGGGCGATAGTTTTCAATACCGACGATGCAGCTATAGAGACAATTTTTAGTCTTTTCCTGATCGCCAAAACAGAATACTCTGTTCGTGCTGAGTGGAGGTGCTACTCGAGTACTAGCTCAAGCAGCATGACACTCAACGCCAAAGGCTGCGTGTCTGCGCAGTTTGGCAGTCCCAGTGCTGAAGCTCTACCCTTCAAGACAACTGAATCATTCGGCCTGGTTTCAGTGAAGGATGCGGATTTTTACTCCAATCTCTCTCACCTAGGGTACAATTATGCACCGCCGTTCCGCGGCGTGTCTAGCATTCGACGCAAACCCAAATACAGCGTGAGCACGGTTGTAGACCAATCAGCCTCCAGATGGGAAGACAACCTTACTCTCCATCCGGGAATGCTCGACTCCGCCTTGCAGACAATTTTCGCGGCCTGGTCCTACCCTGGTGATACGCAGTTATGGTCGCTCCATGCCCCCGTTTCCGTGGCTTCCATTGTCATCAATCCCTACTTTAGTGCACTTGGGCCGGGTGGGAAGCAGCGGTATCTGTGCTCCGAGACCCTCATCCATTGGAAAAAGCCAACTGATGTGCTTGCTGACGTTGCCATGCGTACTGCTGATGCGGAATATGCATTCTTGGAGTTTGATGGGGTCAAGCTCATTCCTATCTCTCCTGCAGCCTCGGAAGACGACAGGGCTATTTTTTCGCGCTTCAAATATGCATCGGCAGTCCCTGATACACAGCTTGTCAGTACTAGCGGAAGACTTTTGATGCCTAGAGATGGTTGCCCACTGTCGAGAGACACCGGTGAGTTTGACTTGGTGGGTTCACCTTCTAAGAGGGTTTCAGCCTGTCCCATTGATGACTGTGCTGGTCGTATCGTCTTGGCTATCTCTCACAGGTACCCTCAAGCTGATATATGTGAAATATGCGGAGAAACGGGCGCTACGCCCTCAGCGGTGTTGAAAGCCTTGGATGGGCGATATGGCTCGTATACGTTCACTGATGTCTCCTGCGATTTTGCTAAAAGTGCCAAAGAGCGCTTCCACCGGGAGACGCGTCCTATGAGCTTCAAGGCCTTTGACGTGGAACGTGATCCACAGAGCCAGGGCTTTCCTGAGTGCTCTTATGATGTTATTATAGCTTTGAATATTCGCTCCGGCTTAGGAGGTGTTGGGGGACCATTATCCAACATTCGCCGTTTATTGAAGCCTGGTGGTTTCCTCATTGCCTCTGGAGGGACATCCGTCAAGTCTCCAGCTGTAGAAATGGCGGCTATTGGCACGATGTCCGAGTGGTCTAGCGGTACTCGAAGCGCCCGGTCCGGAGGACCACTTTTGACTCTGGCCCAGTGGGACACAGTCCTGAAGATGACTGGGTTCTCGGGAATCGACACTGCCTCTACAGAGATAAAGGCATCCCAGCGGGCGGATATAATTGTTTCCCAGGCTGTTGATTACCGCATTAGCTGGTTGCGTGACCCGCTATCGTTTGAGCAAATGCCCCCGGGTGTGCGAATAGGTAcgctcgccatcatcgggGGGACGACGTGGCCGGTGCACAAGCTTGTCCAGGACATACTTAAACTCGTGGCAGGCCGGTTTCGAGATACACTGGCGTTTGATACGATCGAGGAATATGCAGTGTCTGAGCTGGCTCGCTCGGTGGCTGGCCCTGGCGGCGTCAGTATACTCTCTCTGACAGACCTTGACCGTCCTTACCTTGAAGAAATGACAGGGGAAAAGTTCGAGGCGCTCAAGGCATGTACCAGCGCACGGACCCTACTTTGGGTTACGTGCGGGTCACTGGAGGATAGGCCTTATAGCTACATGATGACAGGCATCACTCGAACCATCAAGTCAGAGAACCCAGCGATGCATGTTCAGATGTACGACCTGGATCCCAACCTAGCCAGCTGCATCCAACCTACCACGGCGGTAGACCTAGCCAACAGCTTGCTTCAACAGATCACCCTTCATAGCTGGGGTAATGACGCGTCGCTATTGTGGACGGCAGAGCCCGAGGTATATATCCGAGATGGACGGCAGCTCATCCCGCGGTTGGTTCCAGATCATGAGAAAAACGACAGATATAATTCCCAATACAAGTCTCTTCTGACGACTGTCGATCCGTCCAACGCGAGGTTAGAGCTCGCAGCTGGGGATGGCGGCATGCTTGAGTTGCGCCAGTTGTCACCTTTGCAATTGCTGCCGGGTCCCTCGACCGAATGCCGAACCTTGCGTGTCACCCATTCTGTTCTCCAGGCTGTGTTTGTAGGATCTGCGGGCTTTCTTCGAGTGTGTATCGGAATCGACATGAGCGCTGGCGAGACAGTGTTGGCTTTGTCGACGTGTGAGACATCGCCTACCAGAGTGCCTGCTACGTGGTGCATTCCTTTTGCAACGCCACCCACGCCAGTAGCCCTTGTGGATGTGGCTGCGAACCTCATTGCTACCCGTATTTTCAGTTTTACTTGCTGGAATGGAGCTCTCATGATTTATGGGTCCGATGCAGCGTTGCAGCGAGCGATCCAGTCTAGGGCGTCTGACAACAACGTGCATGTTGTTTTCACTACAACGAACGCCTGCCAGAAACACATGCAATCGCCACTCTCCGTGCGTGGGAAGCCTACGGTTCCAAATAATACCACTCTCTTCGTCAATTTCGTGGAGGGTGTAATCCCGGAAGTCGTTGAATGCCTCCCTCCCGCCTGCCTCAGGCTGGACAAAGCAGCACTGGTCAGCCACACGGCCGAGAAAGAGGTTGATGCTGCGGAAATAGCACATGTATCAGACCTTCTACAGCAGGCAGTTAGTAGTATCCCGTCTACATCCTTGTCAATGGAATGCATTCCGCTTAGTGAAGCTTCCTCATGTGATCCACTTCAGAAACCGCTTTCTGTCGTGGACTGGAATGCTACTGCCGCTGTTTCAGCCAGAGTTCAGCCAATTGATACCGGTACCCTCTTTCGTGCCGATAGGACATATCTCTTTGTCGGTATGGCGAGTGAACTGGGACAGTCCCTTGCGGGCTGGATGATCGCACATGGAGCGCGGCACATCGTCCTCAGCAGCCGCACACCCAAGCTTCAGCCTAAGtttgtggaggagatgcaTGACAAATACAGTGCAA encodes:
- a CDS encoding type I polyketide synthase (polyketide synthase modules and related proteins), coding for MYCNILLDCTGRACLLCLPTFTCAWLDISRTLEAIYSKFIDTMPESIAIIGYGFRFPGGCDTPSKLWSLIKSPRDIASNPPPSRFDIDPFYHPVSNHHGTTNATKSYWLDDSPRINIAEFDAAFFNIQSREADAMDPQQRVLLEVIYDALCAAGQPMEQLRGSDTAIYVGMMCDDWHMMLSRDWQALPRYTATGVERGIMANRVSYFFDWHGPSMTIDTACSSSMVALDLAVQALRSGKSKVAVAAGSNLILSPGTYSSITMYVSESNLGMLSTSGRCAMWDIAADGYARGEGVAAVIIKTLSQALADNDPIQCIIRETAVNQDGRKPGLTMPSSRAQAALISECYRRAGLDPANNINDRPQYCHAHGTGTQAGDPQEAEAIAFALFPVGSRAAREAHKLLVGSVKTVICHTEGTAGLASIISTALALKSKVIPPNLHFHTPNPSVAPFLDQLEIPTTAVAWPVATGQLIILDSFGFGGTNAHCILEEYISTGEQSANSTPHTLFTPLIFSAASRTALKQMVLEAHTYLRDNPGVNMRDFAYTLQHRRSTLPYRTAVAAPNTQDAIDTLANVGLEDSGVRHGTSRQPPRILGIFTGQGAQWPRMGARLIETSPFIVTRIAELDAALQSLPNPDHRPGWTIHDQIVASPESSRLTEAAVSQPLCLAVQIIIVDILRAAGISLCGVVGHSSGEIGAAYAAGFLSATDAIRIAYLRGMHANKAASPNSRVSCGAMIAVGIPAAEAKRFCKAQFAGRLEIAAENCASSVTLSGDEDAALEAIQFFHMQGVFARLLKINTAYHSCHMAPCASPYLASLDACGIEPCQQGNTKHPVWFSTVFEGQTMTASSVANQYWVDNMCKPVLFGGGLARAVEQIGPFDLVIEIGPHPALKGPASSLLNCVREMPYISLLRRGTDDVHALCSALGYIWAQLGPNSVQFAEVDMLLSSTTRSPVMLSDLPPYPFDHGRNYWHHSRLSDHFRPRTQIHLSNPILGFRCLEAATPGSFQWRNILQPTEIGWLSGHQLQGQIVFPAMGYVSMSVEAIQLVLADIRPNDSIRLFRLTDLEISRAIVFNTDDAAIETIFSLFLIAKTEYSVRAEWRCYSSTSSSSMTLNAKGCVSAQFGSPSAEALPFKTTESFGLVSVKDADFYSNLSHLGYNYAPPFRGVSSIRRKPKYSVSTVVDQSASRWEDNLTLHPGMLDSALQTIFAAWSYPGDTQLWSLHAPVSVASIVINPYFSALGPGGKQRYLCSETLIHWKKPTDVLADVAMRTADAEYAFLEFDGVKLIPISPAASEDDRAIFSRFKYASAVPDTQLVSTSGRLLMPRDGCPLSRDTGEFDLVGSPSKRVSACPIDDCAGRIVLAISHRYPQADICEICGETGATPSAVLKALDGRYGSYTFTDVSCDFAKSAKERFHRETRPMSFKAFDVERDPQSQGFPECSYDVIIALNIRSGLGGVGGPLSNIRRLLKPGGFLIASGGTSVKSPAVEMAAIGTMSEWSSGTRSARSGGPLLTLAQWDTVLKMTGFSGIDTASTEIKASQRADIIVSQAVDYRISWLRDPLSFEQMPPGVRIGTLAIIGGTTWPVHKLVQDILKLVAGRFRDTLAFDTIEEYAVSELARSVAGPGGVSILSLTDLDRPYLEEMTGEKFEALKACTSARTLLWVTCGSLEDRPYSYMMTGITRTIKSENPAMHVQMYDLDPNLASCIQPTTAVDLANSLLQQITLHSWGNDASLLWTAEPEVYIRDGRQLIPRLVPDHEKNDRYNSQYKSLLTTVDPSNARLELAAGDGGMLELRQLSPLQLLPGPSTECRTLRVTHSVLQAVFVGSAGFLRVCIGIDMSAGETVLALSTCETSPTRVPATWCIPFATPPTPVALVDVAANLIATRIFSFTCWNGALMIYGSDAALQRAIQSRASDNNVHVVFTTTNACQKHMQSPLSVRGKPTVPNNTTLFVNFVEGVIPEVVECLPPACLRLDKAALVSHTAEKEVDAAEIAHVSDLLQQAVSSIPSTSLSMECIPLSEASSCDPLQKPLSVVDWNATAAVSARVQPIDTGTLFRADRTYLFVGMASELGQSLAGWMIAHGARHIVLSSRTPKLQPKFVEEMHDKYSANVTAIALDITSRTSLYSVHAMMQATLPPIAGILNGAMVLQDALFTSMTHEQFDAATMPKVQGTVLLDELFYSDTSLDFFIVASSISSVIGWSGQANYSAANQFMTALVTQRRNRGVAGSTMNIPAILGIGHAARSGTFDFAYFQSLGHVNIGEEDLHTLFAEAILSGRPCPLRASYGTTQVVMGIDYITAAANLNSPLTHRRDVKFAHFITPDTQAGRAHLANEAHPTKQLRVQLQSHIPREPTTTYTVVCNSFVKHLKRVLRLPPDHLIDESIPLNEQGVDSLVAMDIRAWFLSELEVDSPTLLIMGGGAVSDLVWMAVERVHGDDREECASGDQTGFSNKLSTPSPRSPSSLERGSEK